The genomic window TGTAATTTTTTTATCTACTATTTTTTCTTTTATCTCTGCTGAAACTGTCTCTATTCTCTCTGTTAATTTTTGTAATGGTAATGTTGCATCAATTCGTTTTAATTCAAATAGACTACTTTCGCGAATGGATGATAATTTTTCTTCAATAGTTAATTCACGTTTTAAATCAGATTTAGTATTTTTTTTATGAAAAGCCTCATCTACTTCTACGCCTACATTTATTTGGGGAAAGTATAAATCGATTAAATAGTATTTATTATTATCACCCTTTACATATTGCTGGGTTACAGGTCGTATATTTAAATAATTAGTTTTTTGCCAGATAGCATTAAGTATATAATTCTCATAATCCTTTCGTTTAGTACGAGAAAAAGTCTTAATTAAATATTCAAGCTTGTTCATCTAATCCTCCTTGTAAAAATTTTCTCTTTCTTTATAAAGTCAAAAATAAATGATTTTCTATAAAGATGATCTACTGATGGTATTATTATTGATTCTAAACTACTCATCTCATTTTTTTTGATACTGTTGTAAGTCGAAAATTATTATCGACAATATTAAATAAATAAATAAAATTATTCCAAAGTGTCGGATAATCTTTATTATCTTCAATCCAATCACGATTAACAATAATTGATACTTCTCTGACATTACCAGTATCACACATTTTTATTGGCTCTTCTAAACCTTTTTCATATCTTATTAAAACACTAGATTGCATATAATGTTTGTTTTCCCCTGAATATATTCATTAAATTTTTTTACTTATACATACTTTGAAATGTTAAAATATTCAATTACATCTTCTAATGACCATTCTTTCTCAATAGAATTGTCATTAATTTTTTCTATAACTTTATCCAATTCCCAGCTACATGCCAAATCATATTCAGATAAAAATTTAACTCTATTCATTTTTATCTCCCCCAATCTTAGTAATATTAAATATATCAGATTCACTAAATTAAGCTCATTTTATAACATATTCATATTTTCTTTACTTAATACTTAATTATAACTAAAAGATCACGCCTCTTGATTCTTTTCCATACCAATATTTTAAATATTTCTTACAAAACCTCATTTACTTATGATATGGTTCATTCTTCATAATGCGAAAACCACGATAAATCTGTTCAATAAGTACTAATCGCATCAATTGATGGGGAAGGGTCATCTTGCCAAAAGAAATCTTTGTATTGCTTCTTTTCATAACTGCTTCACTTAAACCTAAAGAACCACCGATAACAAATACAAGGTTACTTTTTCCTTGAACACCTAATTGCTCGATTTCTTTTGAAAATTTTTCTGATGTTCGTTGATCTCCTTCAATAGCTAGAGCGAATACAAAAGCTTGCTCAGGGATTTTAGCTAAAATTCGCTCTCCTTCTTTTTCTTTTACCTGAATCATTTCTGCTTCGCTCAATTTTTCTGGAGCTTTTTCATCTGCTACTTCTATTAACTCCATTTTACAATAGGCGCTTAATCTTTTAATGTATTCAGCGATACCCATTTTTAAATACTTCTCTTTTAATTTACCAACCGTTATAATTTTAATATTCATAGTTATCCACCTTTATAAATTAGTTATCCACAATAGTTACGCACATGTTCA from Carnobacterium iners includes these protein-coding regions:
- a CDS encoding AbaSI family restriction endonuclease; this encodes MNKLEYLIKTFSRTKRKDYENYILNAIWQKTNYLNIRPVTQQYVKGDNNKYYLIDLYFPQINVGVEVDEAFHKKNTKSDLKRELTIEEKLSSIRESSLFELKRIDATLPLQKLTERIETVSAEIKEKIVDKKITEWDTDVSIKEQIKKKEYISIDDFYRFRLITDVANQLFFKNYKG
- the rlmH gene encoding 23S rRNA (pseudouridine(1915)-N(3))-methyltransferase RlmH, with amino-acid sequence MNIKIITVGKLKEKYLKMGIAEYIKRLSAYCKMELIEVADEKAPEKLSEAEMIQVKEKEGERILAKIPEQAFVFALAIEGDQRTSEKFSKEIEQLGVQGKSNLVFVIGGSLGLSEAVMKRSNTKISFGKMTLPHQLMRLVLIEQIYRGFRIMKNEPYHK